Proteins found in one Limnohabitans sp. TEGF004 genomic segment:
- a CDS encoding trimeric intracellular cation channel family protein: MDVLTTQTLSGVQTSIEVAGTVAFALSGVMEAARKKLDAVGVCAVASVAAFGGGTLRDVLLDRRPLFWIEQSWYLWTVLALCLAAMLLMRAKHFKPTEQSIQWPDAFGLGLFAASGTQIALGMQMPALIAVLMGVITATFGGVLRDIVCNEIPTAFHDHHPYAVCAFAGGWVVVLLHYLGFDPNAVVAIGAATVTLLRLAALQLEWRLPTWKIED, from the coding sequence ATGGACGTCTTGACGACGCAAACCCTCTCAGGGGTGCAAACAAGCATTGAGGTTGCAGGCACGGTGGCCTTTGCCCTCTCTGGCGTGATGGAAGCTGCCCGCAAAAAGCTCGATGCCGTGGGCGTGTGCGCTGTGGCCAGTGTGGCGGCCTTTGGTGGCGGCACTCTGCGCGATGTGTTGCTGGACCGTCGCCCCTTGTTTTGGATTGAGCAGTCTTGGTATTTGTGGACGGTGTTGGCCTTGTGTTTGGCCGCGATGTTGTTGATGCGCGCCAAACATTTCAAGCCCACCGAACAATCCATTCAGTGGCCCGATGCGTTTGGCTTGGGGCTGTTTGCTGCCAGTGGCACACAAATCGCGCTCGGCATGCAAATGCCTGCGCTCATTGCTGTGTTGATGGGCGTCATCACCGCCACCTTTGGCGGCGTGTTGCGTGACATCGTGTGCAACGAAATCCCCACGGCGTTTCACGACCACCACCCTTACGCCGTGTGCGCGTTTGCGGGCGGCTGGGTGGTGGTGCTCTTGCACTACTTGGGCTTTGATCCGAATGCGGTGGTAGCCATTGGTGCCGCGACCGTGACGTTGTTGCGTTTGGCCGCGCTGCAGTTGGAGTGGCGCTTGCCCACGTGGAAGATTGAGGACTGA
- a CDS encoding ABC transporter substrate-binding protein — MINTAQPLANTFAPTGELRVAINVGNPILARRHPDTGEPEGVSIDLATQLAQRLCVPLKLVVFEAASKSVEAVSGEEADVGFFAIDPLRGAAIAFTAPYVLIEGAYMVKQDSPLHSNDEVDQAQHTVVVGKGSAYDLYLNREIKHAQLVRSPTSPEVVSYFLEHGHDVAAGVKPQLEAELPRIPGLRMLPGHFMVISQAMGLPKSRGEAAATYLHQFVEDMKATGVVAQAMARHRIEGATLAPLAN; from the coding sequence ATGATAAATACCGCTCAACCCCTTGCCAACACCTTCGCGCCCACCGGTGAACTTCGCGTCGCCATCAACGTGGGCAACCCTATTCTTGCCCGCCGCCACCCTGACACGGGTGAGCCCGAGGGCGTGTCGATCGACCTGGCCACCCAGCTGGCGCAACGCTTGTGCGTGCCCTTGAAGCTGGTGGTGTTTGAAGCCGCCAGCAAATCGGTGGAAGCCGTGTCGGGTGAAGAAGCCGATGTGGGCTTTTTCGCTATCGACCCTCTGCGCGGCGCTGCCATTGCCTTTACAGCGCCCTATGTGCTGATTGAAGGAGCCTACATGGTCAAACAAGACTCGCCTTTGCACAGCAATGACGAGGTGGACCAAGCCCAACACACCGTGGTGGTGGGTAAGGGCAGTGCTTACGACCTGTACCTGAACCGCGAAATCAAACATGCCCAGCTCGTGCGCAGCCCTACCTCGCCCGAAGTGGTGAGCTACTTTTTAGAACATGGCCACGATGTGGCAGCAGGGGTAAAGCCCCAGCTCGAGGCGGAGCTGCCCCGCATTCCCGGCTTGCGCATGTTGCCCGGCCACTTCATGGTGATTTCGCAAGCCATGGGCTTGCCCAAGAGCCGTGGAGAAGCAGCGGCCACCTATTTGCACCAATTCGTGGAAGACATGAAAGCCACAGGTGTGGTGGCCCAAGCCATGGCGCGTCACCGCATCGAAGGTGCGACACTTGCACCTTTGGCTAATTAA
- the queE gene encoding 7-carboxy-7-deazaguanine synthase: protein MTYSVKEMFYTLQGEGANAGQPAVFCRFAGCNLWSGREEDRSTAICQFCDTDFVGTDGTHGGKIDNAQALASAIASFWPASDTQHRFVVLTGGEPLLQVDEALVDALHAQGFSIAVETNGTVLPPKGIDWLCMSPKAGSQRVVDTGQELKLVFPQVGAEPALYEALNFENFYLQPMDGPNAAANTAAAVAYCQANPRWRLSVQTHKLIGIR, encoded by the coding sequence ATGACGTACAGCGTGAAAGAAATGTTCTATACCCTGCAAGGTGAAGGCGCCAATGCAGGGCAACCTGCAGTGTTTTGCCGTTTCGCCGGTTGCAACCTATGGAGCGGCCGCGAAGAAGACCGCAGCACGGCCATTTGCCAGTTCTGCGACACCGACTTTGTAGGAACCGATGGCACACACGGCGGCAAGATTGACAACGCCCAAGCCTTGGCTTCTGCCATTGCCAGCTTTTGGCCTGCCAGCGACACCCAGCACCGCTTTGTGGTGCTGACCGGTGGTGAGCCCTTGCTGCAAGTGGACGAGGCCTTGGTCGACGCCCTGCACGCGCAAGGCTTCAGTATTGCGGTGGAAACCAACGGCACGGTGCTGCCGCCCAAAGGCATTGACTGGCTATGCATGAGCCCCAAGGCCGGCAGCCAGCGCGTGGTGGATACAGGCCAAGAACTAAAGTTGGTGTTTCCGCAAGTGGGCGCCGAACCCGCGCTGTATGAAGCTTTGAATTTTGAAAATTTCTACTTGCAGCCCATGGATGGGCCAAACGCAGCGGCCAATACCGCTGCGGCCGTGGCCTATTGCCAAGCGAATCCCCGCTGGCGTCTGAGCGTGCAAACTCATAAGTTGATTGGCATCCGATGA
- a CDS encoding 6-carboxytetrahydropterin synthase has product MKYELSQRFYFEAAHTLRRKIDAEGSLRIHGHTYHAEVTIAGKPDPETGMMMDLAFLRKEVEKVREKLDHHFLDEVAGLGPATLENLCAFIYNDLKDTLPNIHRIKIERPASGDTCCLLPNES; this is encoded by the coding sequence ATGAAATACGAACTCAGCCAGCGCTTCTACTTTGAAGCCGCACACACCCTGCGCCGCAAAATTGATGCAGAAGGCAGCCTGCGCATCCACGGCCACACGTATCACGCCGAAGTGACCATTGCAGGCAAGCCAGACCCTGAAACCGGCATGATGATGGACCTCGCCTTCTTGCGTAAAGAAGTTGAAAAAGTGCGCGAGAAGCTGGACCACCATTTCCTCGACGAAGTGGCAGGTCTTGGCCCCGCCACGCTCGAGAACCTGTGCGCCTTCATTTACAACGATCTCAAAGACACGCTGCCCAACATCCACCGCATCAAGATTGAGCGCCCCGCCAGTGGCGACACCTGCTGCTTGCTGCCCAACGAAAGCTGA
- a CDS encoding haloacid dehalogenase type II: protein MSIKAVVFDAYGTLFDVYSIGALAEQLYPGQGAAISVLWRDKQIDYTRLITLSDPHRAEGSRYYQSFWDITRSALLYTLERYKLDAKPEHVEALMGQYAKLTPFAENLDVLQSLKERGITTAILSNGSMDMLSTAVSSAGMTDLIDHVISVDPIRLFKTSPEAYGLVQQTIPAEKQDILFVSSNGWDALGATWFGFTTLWVNRQQLPFETIGPHPTYTGHDLKRVLDVFNH, encoded by the coding sequence ATGTCCATCAAAGCCGTTGTGTTCGATGCCTATGGCACGCTGTTCGATGTGTATTCGATTGGTGCTTTGGCCGAGCAGTTGTACCCCGGCCAAGGCGCGGCCATCTCGGTGCTGTGGCGTGACAAGCAGATTGACTACACGCGACTCATCACCCTATCTGACCCGCACCGCGCTGAGGGCAGCCGCTACTACCAATCGTTTTGGGACATCACGCGCAGCGCCTTGCTCTACACGCTAGAGCGTTACAAGCTAGACGCCAAGCCCGAACACGTCGAAGCCTTGATGGGCCAATACGCCAAGCTCACGCCCTTCGCTGAAAACTTAGACGTGTTGCAAAGCCTGAAAGAGCGTGGCATCACCACAGCCATTTTGTCGAACGGCAGCATGGACATGCTCAGCACGGCCGTATCGAGCGCAGGCATGACGGATTTGATTGACCACGTCATCTCAGTTGACCCCATTCGCCTCTTCAAAACATCGCCTGAAGCCTACGGCTTGGTGCAACAAACCATCCCCGCAGAGAAGCAAGACATTTTGTTTGTCTCCAGCAACGGCTGGGACGCATTGGGTGCCACTTGGTTTGGTTTCACAACGCTATGGGTGAATCGCCAACAGTTACCCTTTGAAACCATCGGGCCACACCCCACTTACACCGGCCACGACCTGAAGCGCGTGTTGGACGTGTTCAACCACTGA
- a CDS encoding S4 domain-containing protein has translation MDSLRIDKWLWAARFYKTRSLACDEVTKHRVQINGQDVKPAREVKVGDTLTVRQGNITKTIVVKGISAARGSAPVAQQLYEETPESIALRAKLAEQNRMAAEPAHSIEHGRPTKRDRRQIEHAWDARWSASTDN, from the coding sequence ATGGACAGCCTGCGCATTGACAAGTGGCTGTGGGCTGCACGCTTCTATAAAACACGCAGCCTCGCGTGTGATGAAGTGACCAAACACCGCGTGCAAATCAACGGGCAAGATGTCAAGCCTGCACGCGAAGTAAAGGTGGGCGACACCCTCACCGTGCGCCAAGGCAACATCACTAAAACTATCGTCGTCAAAGGCATCAGCGCCGCACGTGGCTCCGCGCCCGTGGCGCAACAGCTTTACGAAGAAACGCCAGAGAGCATCGCGCTGCGCGCAAAACTGGCCGAACAAAACCGCATGGCCGCAGAGCCTGCGCACAGCATTGAGCACGGCCGGCCCACCAAGCGCGACCGTCGCCAAATCGAGCACGCATGGGACGCGCGCTGGAGCGCAAGTACCGATAACTAA
- a CDS encoding YebC/PmpR family DNA-binding transcriptional regulator produces the protein MGAQWKAKGKDLAANAKGRMFGKLAKDIMVAARNGADPAANSRLRMVMEQARKVSMPKDTLDRAIKKGAGLTGETVQFERVIYEGYAPHQVAVMVECLTDNVKRTAPEMRLLFRKGQLGTSGSVSWDFDHIGLIEAEPTAPDADAEMAAIEAGAQDVEAGDEGSTVFITEPTELDLVSRALPAHGFNVLSAKLGYKPKNPVDPANLSPEALEEVEAFLSAIDDNDDVQNVYVGLAG, from the coding sequence ATGGGCGCTCAATGGAAAGCCAAAGGCAAAGACTTAGCCGCCAACGCCAAAGGCCGCATGTTTGGCAAACTCGCCAAAGACATCATGGTGGCCGCTCGCAACGGCGCAGACCCCGCTGCTAACTCGCGTTTGCGCATGGTGATGGAGCAAGCCCGCAAGGTGTCTATGCCCAAAGACACGCTGGACCGCGCCATCAAAAAAGGGGCGGGACTCACGGGTGAAACCGTGCAGTTTGAACGCGTAATTTACGAAGGCTACGCGCCACACCAAGTGGCGGTGATGGTGGAGTGCTTGACCGACAACGTCAAACGCACCGCCCCTGAAATGCGCTTGCTATTTCGCAAAGGTCAACTGGGCACATCGGGCTCGGTGTCGTGGGACTTTGACCACATTGGTTTGATTGAAGCCGAACCCACCGCCCCTGACGCAGACGCCGAGATGGCCGCCATCGAAGCAGGCGCTCAAGACGTGGAAGCGGGTGACGAAGGCTCAACGGTCTTCATCACCGAGCCCACTGAGTTGGACTTGGTCAGCCGCGCCCTGCCCGCGCATGGCTTCAATGTGTTGTCAGCCAAGCTGGGCTACAAGCCAAAGAACCCTGTAGATCCAGCCAACCTGAGCCCAGAAGCTTTGGAAGAAGTCGAAGCCTTCCTCTCTGCCATTGACGACAACGACGATGTGCAAAACGTCTACGTGGGGCTGGCAGGTTAA